GTGGTCCATGATCTCGGCGAAGTAGTTCTCCTTGCCGAAGATGTCCTGGAACTCCGCGGCCGCCGCGCGCGCCGCCTCGTACTGGCCGAGTCGCAGGCGCGTCTGGATCTCGCCCGACGGGCAGCCTGTGGTGGCGATGAGGCCCTTGCCGTAGGTCTGCAGCAGCTCGCGGTCCATGCGCGGCTTGAAGTAGTAGCCCTCGATGCTCGACAGCGAGCTGAGGCGGAAGAGGTTGTGCATCCCCTCCGTCGTCTCGCTCCACATCGTCATGTGGGTGTAGGCGCCGCCACCGGAGACGTCGTCGCTCTTCTGATCGGGGCTGCCCCACGCCACGCGCGTCTTGTCGGAGCGATGCGTGCCGGGGGTGACGTAGGCCTCGAGGCCGATGATCGGCTTGACACCGGAGGCCTGTGCGGCCTTGTAGAACTCGAAGGCCGCGAACGTGTTGCCGTGGTCGGTGACGGCGATCGCGGGCATGCCGTAATCGGCGGCCGCCTGCGTCATCGCGCTGAGCTTGGCGGCCCCGTCCAGCATGGAGTACTCGCTGTGGACATGCAGATGAACGAACGAGTCGGAGGCCATGGATCGAGTCTAGGTTCGACCTCCGACATCGGTTCCGAGCATCACCGCAGGTCGAGGCGCATGACGACCCGGGGGAAGCCGCCCGAGACCGACGTCGTGTCGGCGACGTGCGAGAAACCGGCCCGCTCGAACATCGATCGGAACCCGACGAACGCCATCGTCTGATCCACCCGCTCGCCGCGGTTGTCGACGGGATACCCCTCGATCGCCGGCGCGCCGCGCTCCCGCGCGAACGCGATCGCACCCCGCAGCAGGTGATCGAGCACGCCCTTCTTGCGGTGCCCGGGGCGCACCCGGAAGCACCACGCGCTCCACACCGGCAGGTCGTCCACGTGCGGGATCGTGCGGCTGCGGGCGAACTGCGTCGCGCTGCGCGGGGCGACGCCGGCCCACCCGACCGGCTCCTCGCCGTCGTATGCGAGCACGCCCGGCGGCAGGTCGGACTCGCACATCGCCCGCACGTACTCGGCGCGCGCCGGCCCCACCAGCTCGCGGTTGAGCTTCGAGGGAACGCGATGGCTCAGGCAGAAGCAGACGTTGGCGCCGGGATTCTTCGGTCCGACGAGCAGGCGCACGCCCTCGAAGTCGGTCGCGGCCCGCGTGGTGATCCCCATGCGCTCATCCTGGACCTCCCCGCCGACACCGGGAACCCCCGCTCACAGGCTTGGAAGCGGCGAGATCCGTCCCCAGGCGCCTGATCGCTCGCTCGCGTGCCGCGCCCGACGCGCAGTCTGGCGACACCCGTTTCGCTCGAACCGAGGGAGATCGCGCGAGGCACGACCGGATCGCCGGGATCGCCCTTGCCTCGGGCGATCTCCCTCGGCTCGGCGCCGACGTCTGGAGGCTCATCCGATGACACTTCGACAGGAACTCGCCGCTCGCGGCGGCTGGTGCCACCGATCGCAGCTGATCGAGGCCGGCTGGAGCCGGGAGCGGCTCCTCAAGGCGCGACGTCTCGAGGGCATCCCCCTGCTCCGGCGTCACTGGCTGCTGCTCCCGGAGATGCCGCCCGCGTTCCACGAGGCGGCTCGTGTCGGCGGGGTCGTGACGTGCGTCTCCGCGATCGCGCCGCACGAGCTCTGGATCCCGCCGGGCCTGGTCACAGACCAGGCGCACATCGCGGTCGCCTCGCATGCGGCCGACAGATCCGCGGCCGCGGTGACGCATCGGAGCCGACCGGTCGTCACCCGCCCGACGACCGCACTGCTCGATCCGCTCGAGAACGTGCTCGCCCACATCGCCGTGTGCCTGCCGGCCGAGGAGGCCTTCGCCGTGTGGGAGTCGGCGGTTCGCTCCGGCCTGCGGCCCGAGTACCTTCGCTCGCTCAACTGGACATCGCTGCGGGCACGACAGCTCGCGGCGTCGGTGACCACGCTGTCGGATTCGGGCGTCGAATCGACCTTCGTCTGGCGGTGCCGCCGCGCCGGGATCAGCGTCGTGCAGCAGGTGCGGATCGCAGGGCATCGGGTCGACGCACTCATCGGGCGGCGGCTCGTTGTGCAGCTCGATGGCTTCGCCTTCCACAGTGATGCCGTCCAGCGTCGACGCGACATCCGACACGACCGGGAGCTGACGGCGCTGGGCTACACGGTGCTGCGGTTCGACTATCACGACGTGATGCATGACTGGCCGAGCGTCGAGCGCGCCATCCGGCGTGCGATCGCACTCGGTCAGGCCGGTTGAGGCCGGCACCGGCCCCGCTGCTCCAGCCGAGGGGGATCGCGCGGGAATCGACCAGATCCGGGGAATCGCCCTCGCCTCGCGCGATCTCCCTCGGCTCGCGCGGCCGGCTACTCGCCGCGGAGGATGTCGAGCGCGTGCTGGAGGTCGGCGGGGTAGGCGGACTCGAACGCGACCCACTCCCCCGTGCCGGGGTGCTCGAAGCCGAGGCGATGGGCGTGGAGCCACTGCCGGGTGAGACCGAGGCGCGCCGACATCGTGGGGTCGGCGCCGTAGAGCGGGTCGCCCACACACGGGTGACGGTGGGCGGCCATGTGCAC
This genomic interval from Microbacterium sediminis contains the following:
- a CDS encoding endonuclease domain-containing protein translates to MTLRQELAARGGWCHRSQLIEAGWSRERLLKARRLEGIPLLRRHWLLLPEMPPAFHEAARVGGVVTCVSAIAPHELWIPPGLVTDQAHIAVASHAADRSAAAVTHRSRPVVTRPTTALLDPLENVLAHIAVCLPAEEAFAVWESAVRSGLRPEYLRSLNWTSLRARQLAASVTTLSDSGVESTFVWRCRRAGISVVQQVRIAGHRVDALIGRRLVVQLDGFAFHSDAVQRRRDIRHDRELTALGYTVLRFDYHDVMHDWPSVERAIRRAIALGQAG
- a CDS encoding GNAT family N-acetyltransferase, producing the protein MGITTRAATDFEGVRLLVGPKNPGANVCFCLSHRVPSKLNRELVGPARAEYVRAMCESDLPPGVLAYDGEEPVGWAGVAPRSATQFARSRTIPHVDDLPVWSAWCFRVRPGHRKKGVLDHLLRGAIAFARERGAPAIEGYPVDNRGERVDQTMAFVGFRSMFERAGFSHVADTTSVSGGFPRVVMRLDLR